In Monodelphis domestica isolate mMonDom1 chromosome 3, mMonDom1.pri, whole genome shotgun sequence, the following proteins share a genomic window:
- the TUBB2B gene encoding tubulin beta-2B chain yields the protein MREIVHIQAGQCGNQIGAKFWEVISDEHGIDPTGSYHGDSDLQLERINVYYNEATGNKYVPRAILVDLEPGTMDSVRSGPFGQIFRPDNFVFGQSGAGNNWAKGHYTEGAELVDSVLDVVRKESESCDCLQGFQLTHSLGGGTGSGMGTLLISKIREEYPDRIMNTFSVMPSPKVSDTVVEPYNATLSVHQLVENTDETYCIDNEALYDICFRTLKLTTPTYGDLNHLVSATMSGVTTCLRFPGQLNADLRKLAVNMVPFPRLHFFMPGFAPLTSRGSQQYRALTVPELTQQMFDSKNMMAACDPRHGRYLTVAAIFRGRMSMKEVDEQMLNVQNKNSSYFVEWIPNNVKTAVCDIPPRGLKMSATFIGNSTAIQELFKRISEQFTAMFRRKAFLHWYTGEGMDEMEFTEAESNMNDLVSEYQQYQDATADEQGEFEEEEGEDEA from the exons TTTTGGGAGGTCATCAGTGATGAGCATGGGATTGATCCCACAGGCAGTTACCATGGAGACAGCGATTTGCAGCTGGAGAGAATCAATGTTTACTACAATGAAGCAACTG GTAACAAATATGTACCTCGAGCAATCCTGGTGGATCTGGAGCCTGGCACAATGGACTCAGTCAGGTCTGGACCATTTGGCCAGATCTTCAGACCAGATAACTTTGTTTTTG gCCAGAGTGGTGCAGGAAATAACTGGGCCAAAGGCCACTACACAGAGGGAGCAGAATTAGTCGATTCTGTCCTGGATGTAGTGAGGAAGGAGTCAGAAAGCTGTGACTGTCTCCAGGGCTTCCAGTTGACCCATTCCCTGGGAGGTGGCACTGGGTCCGGAATGGGAACCCTGTTGATCAGCAAGATCAGGGAAGAGTACCCAGACAGAATCATGAATACCTTCAGTGTGATGCCCTCCCCCAAAGTGTCCGACACCGTGGTGGAGCCCTACAACGCCACCCTGTCTGTGCATCAGCTGGTGGAGAATACCGATGAAACCTACTGCATCGACAACGAGGCTCTGTATGACATTTGCTTCCGAACCCTGAAACTCACCACACCCACTTACGGAGACCTCAACCACTTGGTCTCTGCCACCATGAGTGGAGTGACCACCTGTCTGAGGTTCCCGGGCCAGCTGAACGCTGATCTGCGCAAACTGGCAGTGAACATGGTACCTTTCCCCCGCCTCCACTTCTTCATGCCAGGCTTTGCCCCCCTGACCAGCCGTGGTAGCCAGCAGTACCGAGCTCTGACGGTGCCTGAGCTCACCCAGCAGATGTTCGATTCTAAAAACATGATGGCGGCCTGCGACCCGCGCCACGGTCGCTACCTGACTGTGGCCGCCATCTTCCGGGGCCGCATGTCCATGAAGGAGGTGGATGAGCAGATGCTCAACGTGCAGAACAAGAACAGCAGCTACTTTGTGGAGTGGATCCCCAACAACGTGAAGACGGCCGTGTGCGACATCCCACCCCGGGGCCTCAAGATGTCTGCCACCTTCATTGGCAATAGCACAGCTATTCAGGAGCTGTTCAAGCGCATTTCAGAGCAGTTCACAGCCATGTTCCGTCGTAAGGCTTTCTTGCACTGGTACACGGGGGAAGGCATGGATGAGATGGAGTTCACCGAAGCGGAGAGCAACATGAACGACCTGGTGTCCGAGTATCAGCAGTACCAAGATGCTACTGCTGATGAACAAGGggaatttgaggaggaagagggggaggatgAAGCTTAA